GGATGGCCTCTACGCGCAGAACAAAGCTGCGGCGGTGCTGGCGGACGCGATCGGCATGGATTTTGTCATGTCGATGGGCAAGTTTCGGGGCTTTGGCGGCGAAACCGACCACTGGGGAACCTCGCTGGAGTCGGTGACCCTGATGGCGGCGATCGCCGAGGCGACCCAGAACGTTCGCATCTGGACCACAATCCATCCGCTTCTGCAGAACCCGGCCGTGGCCGCAAAGATGGTGGCGACGCTGGACCACATCAGCGGGGGGCGGGCGGGCCTCAACATCGTCGCCGGGGCGTACAAGGCCGAGTTCGACCAGATGAGCGCCTGGGACGATTCGCTGTCGCACGACGATCGCTACGCGCTGGCCGAGGAGTGGACGACCATCGTCAAGCGGCTGTGGACCGAGGACAGCGTCGACTTCGTCGGGCGCTATTTCACGATGAAGGACTGTCAGTCCAAGCCTAAACCGCTTTCCAAGCCTCGCCCGGAGTTGATCTGCGCGGGAATGTCGGACAGGGGCTTTCAGTTCTCGGTGCGGGAAGCCGACGCCTGCTTCATCGGCGGGCGTTCGCGCGAGGAGCATCGAGACGCCTCCCGTCGCGCCAAGGGCATGGCTGAGCGCTTGGGGCGAACGATCCGCACCTATGCGATGTGCACTGTCATCCATGGTGAAAC
The DNA window shown above is from Caulobacter sp. FWC26 and carries:
- a CDS encoding LLM class flavin-dependent oxidoreductase, with the translated sequence MVPSGSRHKDFGVFLPVANGGWIVSGTTPVLDGLYAQNKAAAVLADAIGMDFVMSMGKFRGFGGETDHWGTSLESVTLMAAIAEATQNVRIWTTIHPLLQNPAVAAKMVATLDHISGGRAGLNIVAGAYKAEFDQMSAWDDSLSHDDRYALAEEWTTIVKRLWTEDSVDFVGRYFTMKDCQSKPKPLSKPRPELICAGMSDRGFQFSVREADACFIGGRSREEHRDASRRAKGMAERLGRTIRTYAMCTVIHGETDEAAQGFVARYADGADIGAILAMLSSWGVPADQLQATAKRQGAFMTQTVVGSPASCLEQVSAFVTECELDGLMLIFPDYAEGLAMFGSEILPTLRRTFA